Proteins from a genomic interval of Cotesia glomerata isolate CgM1 unplaced genomic scaffold, MPM_Cglom_v2.3 scaffold_100, whole genome shotgun sequence:
- the LOC123273508 gene encoding pyridoxal kinase — translation MEKNQELRVLSIQSHVVFGYVGNKSATFPLQLLGFEVDAINSVQLSNHTGYKVTKGDILNDHNLSQLIDGLVANDLHHYTHLLTGYVGSASFLKQIAQVIPILKKKNPNLIYLCDPVLGDDGKLYVPKELIEIYKKEIVPLADIITPNQFELELLTDKKITTISDVQNAMKYLYGQGPKTVVVSSIDINNELTAIAGDSKDGKMIKLDIPKIPLSYVGSGDLFAALFLAHSTLQNNLKEALEKTINTLHAVLLNTMEHVK, via the exons atggaGAAAAATCAAGAATTAAGAGTTTTGTCTATTCAAAGTCATGTTGTGTTTGGATATGTTGGTAATAAAAGCGCAACATTTCCGCTACag CTACTGGGCTTCGAAGTTGACGCCATTAATTCTGTGCAATTATCAAACCATACTGGTTATAAAGTTACTAAAGGAGATATTCTTAATGACCATAATTTGA GTCAGCTCATCGATGGATTAGTCGCAAATGATCTTCATCACTACACTCATCTTCTTACTGGATATGTTGGCTCAGCTTCATTTCTTAAGCAAATTGCGCAAGTGATCccaattttaaagaaaaaaaatccaaatctTATTTAct TGTGTGATCCAGTTTTGGGAGACGATGGAAAATTATACGTACCTAAAGAGCTGATAGAAATTTACAAGAAAGAAATCGTACCTCTAGCTGATATTATAACGCCAAATCAATTCGAATtgga gttgctaactgataaaaaaatcacgacTATAAGTGATGTTCAAAATgctatgaaatatttatacgGACAAGGACCAAAAACAGTTGTAGTGTCATCAATAGACATAAACAATGAATTAACAGCCATTGCTGGAGATTccaaag ATGGTAAAATGATCAAACTAGACATTCCAAAAATTCCATTAAGTTACGTCGGTTCGGGAGATCTTTTTGCAGCGTTGTTTTTGGCTCACTCAACTTTGCAGAACAATTTGAAAGAGGCTcttgaaaaaacaattaatacaTTGCACGCTGTACTTTTAAATACGATGGAACATGtcaaaa
- the LOC123273509 gene encoding zinc finger protein 148-like isoform X1, with the protein MATWESDKFSDHLNSVGIDSNFDEILITHDLQDCLDDSLDLTNFDKVYDQSVIELNNQNDKFNDEDASYISKLPDDSSGYIHHTISPNEIYMRIHPGQDDFMPDDPSHATITIESTDPDTNQKHISRYECKYDGCSRTYSTVGNLRTHMKTHKGEFRFKCAEPNCGKAFLTSYSLKIHVRVHTKVKPFECNHDGCDKAFNTLYRLRAHQRLHSGNTFNCEETGCVKFFTTLSDLKKHTRTHTQERPYKCREKGCGKAFTASHHLKTHKRTHTGERPYTCSYDNCQRSFTTPHSLKSHMKTHKKIADGEAQKEESTNESISSASFTLINSYNSNAPYETNNISKNKNNNDIESNNSILNLNSINNNLNFNLPSTNLEQINSTNILAGAGFITEDKIINSNLTKENFDNNETYAKLNIFIDNIEDKKKLDQLALSNNLMEESKASSPLLNLEQKIIRDGIQNTIEQLAKVSEESENIFDNLESKGNNINQKCQLFNEDLLPQIENEHQSEAVELAIASEEEIPSPWIDVMALAAAPPALRTESWEEINAFPTAVHSLVDLIGPEPYPLELQDQLETTETVNKITTEFSPKIAAINDNNSITVNSNISNDNNKTERNLLQEITADADICKCVDCKCNETNNCQNCSSEVSSLDKIEENMSNSPELNIVNEIVSCLQRQCKNNNDVNDDNDSCCVVICLKTLKKLQRVFKQNCCRELERSSCCKKQTERSNLSFAVGKSQLANNQ; encoded by the exons ATGGCGACGTGGGAGAgtgataaattttcagatcATTTAAATTCCGTGGGGATTGACAgtaattttgatgaaattctTATAACACATGACTTACAAGACTGCTTGGATGACAGCCTTGATCTCACAAACTTCGATAAGGTTTATGATCAATCggttattgaattaaataatcaaaatgataaatttaatgacgAAGATGCTTCTTATATTTCGAAACTCCCTGATGACAGCTCTGG ttacatCCACCACACAATCAGCCCAAATGAAATATACATGCGAATTCATCCAGGGCAGGATGATTTTATGCCGGACGATCCATCTCACGCGACAATTACCATCGAGAGTACTGATCCGGATACCAATCAGAAGCACATCAGTCGATATGAATGCAAATACGACGGGTGTTCGCGAACATACAGCACCGTTGGTAACTTGAGGACTCACATGAAAACACACAAag gTGAATTTCGTTTTAAATGTGCTGAACCAAATTGCGGGAAGGCTTTTCTTACATCttacagtttaaaaattcacgttCGAGTTCATACTAAAGTAAAACCCTTTGAATGTAATCACGATGGTTGCGATAAAGCGTTCAATACTTTGTACCGATTACGAGCACACCAAAGATTACACAGCGGTAATACATTTAATTGTGAAGAAACTGGATGCGTTAAATTCTTTACAACACTAAGTGATCTCAAAAAACATACACGCACTCACACTCAAGAACGTCCTTAcaa GTGTCGGGAGAAGGGTTGTGGAAAAGCATTTACTGCGTCGCATCATTTAAAGACCCACAAGAGAACTCACACCGGGGAGAGACCGTACACGTGCTCGTATGACAATTGCCAAAGATCGTTTACTACTCCACATAGTTTGAAAAGTCATATGAAGACGCACAAGAAAATCGCTGATGGCGaa gcacAAAAAGAAGAATCTACGAATGAATCAATATCTTCGGCAtcatttactttaattaatagttataaTTCAAACGCGCCGTatgaaacaaataatattagtaaaaataaaaataataacgacATTGAAagtaataatagtatattaaatttaaattctataaataataatttaaatttcaatctaCCAAGTACAAACCTAGAACAAATAAATAGTACAAATATATTAGCGGGAGCAGGTTTTATAActgaagataaaataattaatagtaatttaacCAAAgagaattttgataataatgaaacttatgccaaattaaatatttttatagacaatattgaagataaaaaaaaattagatcaaTTGGCATTATCTAACAATTTGATGGAAGAATCTAAAGCAAGTAGTCCGCTATTAAATTTAgagcaaaaaataatacgcGACGGTATACAAAATACTATTGAGCAGTTGGCAAAAGTATCAGAGGAgagtgaaaatatttttgataatttagagAGTAAAGGTAACAATATTAATCAAAAGTGTCAATTGTTTAATGAGGATTTATTACCTCAAATTGAAAACGAGCATCAATCCGAGGCTGTTGAATTAGCGATTGCGTCTGAAGAAGAAATTCCGTCACCCTGGATTGATGTTATGGCTTTAGCAGCAGCACCACCCGCTCTTAGAACGGAATCTTGGGAAGAGATAAATGCATTTCCTACTGCAGTTCATTCACTTGTTGATCTAATTGGTCCTGAGCCTTACCCACTCGAATTACAAGACCAATTAGAGACTACGGaaactgttaataaaataacaaccgAGTTTTCACCAAAGATTGCTGCTATTAATGATAACAATAGTATTACAGTAAATAGTAATAttagtaatgataataataaaactgaaaGAAATTTATTGCAAGAGATAACTGCCGATGCAGACATTTGTAAGTGTGTTGATTGTAAATGTAATGAAACAAATAATTGTCAGAATTGCTCCTCAGAAGTTTCGAGTTTGGATAAAATAGAAGAGAATATGTCAAATTCTCCTGAGTTGAATATTGTCAATGAAATTGTTTCATGTCTCCAGCgtcaatgtaaaaataataatgatgtaaATGACGACAATGATTCTTGTTGCGTggtaatttgtttaaaaacattgaaaaaacttcaacgagtatttaaacaaaattgttGTAGGGAATTAGAACGGTCTAGTTGTTGTAAAAAACAAACTGAACGATCTAATTTATCTTTTGCTGTAGGAAAAAGTCAATTGGCTAATAACCAGTag
- the LOC123273509 gene encoding zinc finger protein 148-like isoform X2: protein MRIHPGQDDFMPDDPSHATITIESTDPDTNQKHISRYECKYDGCSRTYSTVGNLRTHMKTHKGEFRFKCAEPNCGKAFLTSYSLKIHVRVHTKVKPFECNHDGCDKAFNTLYRLRAHQRLHSGNTFNCEETGCVKFFTTLSDLKKHTRTHTQERPYKCREKGCGKAFTASHHLKTHKRTHTGERPYTCSYDNCQRSFTTPHSLKSHMKTHKKIADGEAQKEESTNESISSASFTLINSYNSNAPYETNNISKNKNNNDIESNNSILNLNSINNNLNFNLPSTNLEQINSTNILAGAGFITEDKIINSNLTKENFDNNETYAKLNIFIDNIEDKKKLDQLALSNNLMEESKASSPLLNLEQKIIRDGIQNTIEQLAKVSEESENIFDNLESKGNNINQKCQLFNEDLLPQIENEHQSEAVELAIASEEEIPSPWIDVMALAAAPPALRTESWEEINAFPTAVHSLVDLIGPEPYPLELQDQLETTETVNKITTEFSPKIAAINDNNSITVNSNISNDNNKTERNLLQEITADADICKCVDCKCNETNNCQNCSSEVSSLDKIEENMSNSPELNIVNEIVSCLQRQCKNNNDVNDDNDSCCVVICLKTLKKLQRVFKQNCCRELERSSCCKKQTERSNLSFAVGKSQLANNQ from the exons ATGCGAATTCATCCAGGGCAGGATGATTTTATGCCGGACGATCCATCTCACGCGACAATTACCATCGAGAGTACTGATCCGGATACCAATCAGAAGCACATCAGTCGATATGAATGCAAATACGACGGGTGTTCGCGAACATACAGCACCGTTGGTAACTTGAGGACTCACATGAAAACACACAAag gTGAATTTCGTTTTAAATGTGCTGAACCAAATTGCGGGAAGGCTTTTCTTACATCttacagtttaaaaattcacgttCGAGTTCATACTAAAGTAAAACCCTTTGAATGTAATCACGATGGTTGCGATAAAGCGTTCAATACTTTGTACCGATTACGAGCACACCAAAGATTACACAGCGGTAATACATTTAATTGTGAAGAAACTGGATGCGTTAAATTCTTTACAACACTAAGTGATCTCAAAAAACATACACGCACTCACACTCAAGAACGTCCTTAcaa GTGTCGGGAGAAGGGTTGTGGAAAAGCATTTACTGCGTCGCATCATTTAAAGACCCACAAGAGAACTCACACCGGGGAGAGACCGTACACGTGCTCGTATGACAATTGCCAAAGATCGTTTACTACTCCACATAGTTTGAAAAGTCATATGAAGACGCACAAGAAAATCGCTGATGGCGaa gcacAAAAAGAAGAATCTACGAATGAATCAATATCTTCGGCAtcatttactttaattaatagttataaTTCAAACGCGCCGTatgaaacaaataatattagtaaaaataaaaataataacgacATTGAAagtaataatagtatattaaatttaaattctataaataataatttaaatttcaatctaCCAAGTACAAACCTAGAACAAATAAATAGTACAAATATATTAGCGGGAGCAGGTTTTATAActgaagataaaataattaatagtaatttaacCAAAgagaattttgataataatgaaacttatgccaaattaaatatttttatagacaatattgaagataaaaaaaaattagatcaaTTGGCATTATCTAACAATTTGATGGAAGAATCTAAAGCAAGTAGTCCGCTATTAAATTTAgagcaaaaaataatacgcGACGGTATACAAAATACTATTGAGCAGTTGGCAAAAGTATCAGAGGAgagtgaaaatatttttgataatttagagAGTAAAGGTAACAATATTAATCAAAAGTGTCAATTGTTTAATGAGGATTTATTACCTCAAATTGAAAACGAGCATCAATCCGAGGCTGTTGAATTAGCGATTGCGTCTGAAGAAGAAATTCCGTCACCCTGGATTGATGTTATGGCTTTAGCAGCAGCACCACCCGCTCTTAGAACGGAATCTTGGGAAGAGATAAATGCATTTCCTACTGCAGTTCATTCACTTGTTGATCTAATTGGTCCTGAGCCTTACCCACTCGAATTACAAGACCAATTAGAGACTACGGaaactgttaataaaataacaaccgAGTTTTCACCAAAGATTGCTGCTATTAATGATAACAATAGTATTACAGTAAATAGTAATAttagtaatgataataataaaactgaaaGAAATTTATTGCAAGAGATAACTGCCGATGCAGACATTTGTAAGTGTGTTGATTGTAAATGTAATGAAACAAATAATTGTCAGAATTGCTCCTCAGAAGTTTCGAGTTTGGATAAAATAGAAGAGAATATGTCAAATTCTCCTGAGTTGAATATTGTCAATGAAATTGTTTCATGTCTCCAGCgtcaatgtaaaaataataatgatgtaaATGACGACAATGATTCTTGTTGCGTggtaatttgtttaaaaacattgaaaaaacttcaacgagtatttaaacaaaattgttGTAGGGAATTAGAACGGTCTAGTTGTTGTAAAAAACAAACTGAACGATCTAATTTATCTTTTGCTGTAGGAAAAAGTCAATTGGCTAATAACCAGTag